The Mytilus galloprovincialis chromosome 2, xbMytGall1.hap1.1, whole genome shotgun sequence genome has a window encoding:
- the LOC143064061 gene encoding uncharacterized protein LOC143064061, with translation MPQQSTNRQATILEKLKSGNVDSIDKDVIEFLSPALNGKIEDIQQHGIFAVHFLHGSFSIMSTAKVSTDLLEAVEQCYKFYRQARDQIALSEALAIPKLLYHILTKIPVKGFQQYIISLCNYLYDELVLVYDCKNDMASTIVSNTYSRLWNLAIKQEQEIEGHDWEILQLRHLILKILLLKPGTANSVTEKLVLALTRYEKTILQKEKILDETSFPVVDLVADTLTCLHNHKLSDGEELSPLLLHQFLLKLGTQYDIKKAIKYTMTDISLWSVVYQKDTEIHNLYRILYYYGNQIFVWMYSNNKENSKENSAQFGKEPEQIAESLHGIVESISHDRLNIVIDILLIVIRYVEKTDLQTDRLLSVLKTLSKINQVLLKWKPAQEKQAKIIIDLVQTQMKILFNYIKSSSDKEEFGRLIDVCEDITKSYSTLLQDPESKGKDHDRHYCGYLVSKLAQMCFEKNLFKMAIVFYKIACLQLNLYVNSDNTLKETRMDEVCLGRKYISLAEIYLEYGDTKAAIESIITCVLVHPSHVTQAVKVWVKVKKDLIKNGSEEMNKKTFGQSVFEQDKTVDVCSLLKMENDIFKSTRKRIYPAEIEILQQLIKEAANQPLIKGRALLEIALVHWQSGLKGYRDILEYLRQAESVLVAVENSQEVLGQVYLWQYVINHEEMSAQILSSIDIEVPKPEPGEEPDTVIAGTPSVYMTVVKEKEAIELLDKAVALWDTLEDDISDASMLLQSIKTCAHVYQLLRKNDKQLHVIEMYHKLADKYISTMTSDASSLLIESLISVGMISEAEQFIESMDDWDKHKWKEQTTHCQIAKCYYKLSSQQYEEGISILNEVLSVISVQNKTWTVSVLEGKAKRLMSQFLTFPHKSKSDYSLDYAYEAVRFHTGVVQFLLGKEFLCKDADTSKGNSVDRWTALIEVLESLYNLGYLYFHIGEAREAKCYLKEGWKIARYFGLPSWNIKFSSQIAKLHCTSDKGEEAVKYLSEIYKVLSPTTTKEPQVAEILIPECINHILEQDLCSYCNDNLLLLLKLVPMVTEVYIVMDQDNEAIIMLEKMEAAICRLIKEKNRGNNFENFVMVKELNFLHMEIITNLAELCMNQDMARSQQLLKQGEDISVSDKSNLVIQSRLKLCQSLCGFNQQSCHRSSSDCDTVMVKDDVSQDLFDCLPVVNLSKKFEKMSVKNEVDSTSKQNVAKKNFGGKAKTQSIDLDSDAMEINVEVHDNVNTENIKSVKKTRKEPTKNKPKKLSLDEQDNDENVANRKKTAENTEINVVDDSKENSSVKEKPKKGSKLKKNSELKNETDLSTVDKEVMEIPIKTQPKLSMKTPRSVCSRKAILDLIMDSDEDDIKPLTSVRKRRPVSKRQAAEKSSNSNNDIYTFSDEENTTKSSDVKNKKGSVRCKSVRSRKGKVVNEQTVDVETARHSISDDTSVDVEVTSPKTKSNKKESKIPRPTAKSKNQVSKRKTVSKSKKVDVEGQSIESARLNQDDNESKLCDIYDFNENEEEEEETISKNAKVKKNCKKTETTTCTRTRRLQRSKVDGTEKTRSDSESEDEKLFRMDDSLTVKDDESEMIDTDHGEDTTFSIQSQDDVYEYDNLIIHEVTENDEISLNESIEIFRGDNKAGKGTRRGRTQKKAEKEAEESEEQASGETTEVLRSSKLLKRSQVKSEKVVKIDSVPKTDSQTSNNQLIETLEEAYKQVQHLPSPPVYSSICHMLALQYMDSFPLKAAFYLAESIAVTFRHQSLVNASRKIRKSSKLNESTEAAVRENASAEVNNLQKSQEILHFNKTEEEFKTMMTQIPEDWSVCQISVVSHSTPDVIMISRLDRDGQPVVVQLPGFNSEQGREILSEFSTIINESRETMKITEKNDWWKLRRGLDTRLQTLLDNIEKFWLGRWKFLLLGNPVGVSADELFQKTEDIMKMLAVLSDRPINRAVIKALLQSGNNLTSDQLNQVLTNLTDSNEVSEVSKAITQFWNKHIPSDVKRHHVILLLDKMIQHLPWENLSILRSHSLSRLPSLYHMINYLSQTVEKTGVSIVDKQKVYYVLNPDNNLPATQETFQEWFTKTKGWQGIVGKPPTAEQYRTALSQYDLLVYCGHGNGNKYLNGDDLQQLKCRAAVFLMGCSSGQLQTKGQLEASGMMLNYFLANCPCIVSNLWDVTDKDIDRFLEHLLQSCLSDKPCDVLSKISSAREACRLPFLIGAAPVVYGFPIVTRVDKSS, from the exons ATGCCTCAGCAATCAACGAATAGACAAGCTACTATTTTAGAAAAGTTAAAATCTGGAAACGTCGACAGTATTGATAAAGATGTCATT GAATTTTTGTCTCCTGCTTTAAATGGTAAAATTGAAGACATTCAGCAGCATGGGATATTTGCAGTGCACTTCCTCCATGGCAGTTTTTCTATTATGTCAACAGCCAAAGTTTCTACTGATTTACTTGAAGCAGTTGAGCAATGCTACAAATTCTATAGACAAGCAAGGGACCAGATAGCACTGAGTGAAGCCCTTGCCATACCAAAACTTCTGTATCATATCCTGACAAAAATTCCAGTTAAA GGATTTCAGCAgtatattatctccctttgtaactaCCTGTATGATGAGCTGGTACTTGTTTATGACTGCAAGAATGACATGGCTAGTACAATTGTCAGCAATACATATAGTCGTCTGTGGAACCTGGCCATTAAACAGGAGCAAGAGATTGAAGGACATGATTGGGAAATCTTACAGCTTAGACATCTAATACTCAAAATTCTACTGCTTAAACCAGGAACAGCCAATAGTGTGACAGAGAAACTTGTTCTTGCTCTTACAAG ATATGAGAAAACTATTTTACAAAAAGAGAAGATACTGGATGAGACTTCATTTCCTGTTGTTGATTTAGTGGCAGACACTTTGACCTGTCTGCATAACCACAAACTATCAGATGGAGaggagttatctcccctcttATTACACCAGTTTCTATTGAAGCTTGGGACTCAATATGACATTAAAAAAGCAATTAAATACACTATGACTGACATTAGCCTTTGGAGTGTAGTATATCAGAAAGATACTGAAATTCATAATTTATATAGGATTTTGTATTACTATGGAAACCAAATCTTTGTTTGGATGTACAGcaataataaagaaaattcaaaagaaaattctGCACAGTTTGGAAAAGAGCCAGAACAAATAGCTGAATCTCTTCACGGAATTGTGGAGTCTATATCTCATGACAGACTTAACATAGTGATAGACATCTTGCTTATAGTTATAAGATATGTGGAGAAAACTGACCTCCAGACAGACAGACTTTTGTCAGTGCTAAAAACCTTGTCTAAGATCAATCAGGTGTTACTGAAATGGAAACCAGCACAAGAGAAACAAGCTAAAATCATTATAGATCTAGTCCAGACTCagatgaaaattttgtttaattacaTAAAAAGCAGTTCAG aCAAAGAAGAGTTTGGTAGATTGATAGATGTATGTGAAGACATCACTAAGTCCTATAGTACATTACTACAAGATCCTGAATCTAAAGGAAAAGATCATGACAGACATTACTGTG GTTATTTAGTATCCAAGCTGGCTCAAATGTGTTTTGAGAAGAACTTGTTTAAAATGGCTATAGTATTTTATAAAATAGCTTGTCTTCAACTTAACCTGTATGTGAATTCTGACAACACTCTGAAAGAAACCAGAATGGATGAG gtttgtttGGGTAGGAAGTATATAAGTTTAGCTGAGATTTATTTGGAATATGGTGATACTAAAGCTGCCATAGAATCCATAATTACCTGTGTATTGGTTCATCCTAGTCATGTGACACAGGCAGTTAAAGTCTGGGTTAAAGTAAAAAAAGACTTAATCAAAAATGGAAGTGAGGAAATGAATAAAAA aactTTTGGACAGTCTGTTTTTGAACAAGATAAAACAGTTGATGTATGTAGTCTTCTGAAGATGGAAAATGACATTTTTAAGTCAACTAG AAAAAGAATATATCCTGCAGAAATAGAAATATTACAACAATTGATTAAAGAAGCAGCCAATCAACCATTAATTAAAGGCAGAGCCCTGTTGGAGATAGCCTTAGTACATTGGCAAAGTGGATTAAAAGGATATAG GGACATACTGGAATACTTAAGACAAGCAGAATCTGTACTGGTTGCTGTAGAGAATTCACAGGAGGTTTTGGGCCAAGTATACCTGTGGCAGTATGTTATTAACCATGAAGAAATGTCAGCACAG ATTTTGTCCAGTATTGATATTGAAGTACCAAAGCCAGAACCTGGAGAAGAACCTGACACTGTCATTGCAGGCACTCCAAGTGTTTATATGACTGTTGTCAAGGAAAAAGAGGCCATTGAACTGTTGGATAAAGCTGTTGCATTATGGGATACATTAGAAGATGATATAAGTGATGCTTCCATGTTATTACAGTCAATCAAGACTTGTGCTCATGTGTATCAACTATTGAGAAAG aatgacAAGCAGTTACATGTCATAGAAATGTACCATAAGTTGGCTGACAAATATATCTCTACTATGACCTCAGATGCATCAAGTCTCCTTATAGAATCTCTTATATCTGTTGGCATGATATCAGAGGCAGAACAGTTTATTGAGAGCATGGATGACTGGGACAAACATAAATGGAAGGAACAGACAACCCATTGTCAGATTGCCAAGTGCTATTATAAATTAAGTAGCCAACAG tatgAAGAAGGAATATCCATTCTGAATGAGGTCCTGTCTGTGATTTCAGTACAGAACAAAACATGGACAGTTTCAGTCCTTGAAGGCAAAGCTAAACGTTTGATGTCCCAATTTCTGACCTTCCCTCACAAAAGTAAATCTGATTACAGCTTGGATTATGCATATGAAGCTGTGAGGTTCCATACAGGAGTTGTACAGTTTCTTTTGGGGAAAGAATTTCTATGTAAAGATGCTGATACAAGTAAAG GAAACTCTGTAGATCGATGGACAGCCTTGATAGAAGTTTTGGAATCTCTGTATAATCTAGGATACTTGTACTTTCACATTGGGGAAGCCAGAGAGGCCAAGTGTTACTTAAAAGAGGGATGGAAAATAGCTCGATACTTTGGTCTCCCTTCATG GAATATCAAGTTCTCATCTCAGATAGCCAAACTTCACTGTACTAGTGATAAAGGGGAGGAAGCTGTGAAATATTTGTCTGAAATTTACAAAGTTTTATCTCCAACCACTACAAAAGAACCTCAAGTAGCTGAGATACTCATTCCAGAATGTATAAATCATATTTTAGAACAAGACTTATGTAGCTATTGTAATGATAATTTACTACTCTTATTAAAACTTGTTCCTATGGTTACTGAAGTTTACATTGTAATGGATCAGGACAATGAAGCTATAATAATGCTAGAAAAAATGGAAGCAGCTATCTGTCGATTGATAAAAGAAAAGAATCGTGggaataattttgaaaactttgtTATGGTGAAAGAGTTGAACTTTCTACATATGGAAATCATAACCAATTTAGCTGAATTGTGTATGAATCAGGATATGGCAAGAAGTCAGCAACTGTTAAAACAAGGTGAAGATATCAGTGTATCAGATAAAAGTAATTTGGTAATACAATCTAGACTAAAACTATGTCAATCATTATGTGGATTCAATCAGCAAAGTTGTCATAGGTCTTCATCTGATTGTGATACAGTGATGGTAAAAGATGATGTTAGTCAGGACTTGTTTGACTGCTTACCTGTTGTAAATCTGTCTAAGAAATTTGAGAAGATGTCTGTGAAGAATGAAGTTGACAGTACCAGTAAACAGAATGTAGCAAAGAAAAACTTTGGCGGGAAGGCAAAGACACAGTCTATTGATTTGGATAGTGATGCCATGGAAATCAATGTAGAGGTTCATGATAATGTCAACACTGAGAACATTAAGAGTGTCAAAAAGACAAGGAAAgaaccaacaaaaaacaaacccaaAAAATTAAGTCTGGATGAACAAGATAATGATGAAAATGTAGCCAATCGTaaaaaaacagcagaaaacaCTGAAATAAATGTTGTTGATGATTCTAAGGAAAACAGTTCGGTTAAAGAAAAACCTAAAAAGGGATCAAAGTTGAAGAAAAATTCAGAATTAAAGAATGAAACAGACTTATCCACAGTAGATAAAGAAGTGATGGAAATTCCCATCAAAACTCAGCCAAAGTTGTCGATGAAGACACCAAGAAGTGTTTGTAGTCGTAAGGCTATTTTAGATTTGATAATGGACAGTGATGAAGATGATATAAAACCTCTGACTTCTGTTAGGAAAAGGAGACCAGTAAGTAAAAGACAGGCTGCAGAAAAATCTTCAAACAGCAATAATGATATTTATACATTCAGCGATGAAGAAAATACCACAAAATCAAGTGatgtcaaaaataaaaaaggTAGTGTTAGGTGTAAGTCTGTAAGATCAAGGAAAGGTAAAGTTGTGAATGAACAAACAGTAGATGTTGAAACAGCACGTCACAGTATCTCTGATGATACATCAGTAGATGTAGAAGTTACAAGTCCTAAgacaaaatcaaataagaaaGAATCAAAGATACCGAGACCTACAGCTAAGTCTAAGAACCAAGTTAGCAAGAGAAAAACTGTGTCCAAATCTAAGAAGGTGGATGTGGAAGGGCAGAGCATTGAAAGTGCAAGATTAAACCAAGATGATAATGAATCAAAACTATGTGATATTTATGActttaatgaaaatgaagaagaagaagaagaaacaatTAGTAAAAATGCTAAAGTGAAGAAAAATTGTAAGAAAACAGagactacaacatgtacaagaacCCGGAGATTGCAGAGGTCGAAGGTTGATGGCACAGAAAAGACACGATCAGATTCTGAATCTGAAGATGAGAAGTTGTTTAGAATGGATGACAGTCTTACTGTCAAAGATGATGAATCAG AAATGATAGATACAGACCACGGTGAAGATACCACTTTTTCCATCCAGTCACAAGATGATGTTTATGAATATGATAATCTGATTATACATGAGGTCACAGAAAATGATG AAATTAGTTTAAATGAGTCAATAGAAATTTTCCGAGGTGATAATAAAGCTGGGAAGGGTACCAGGAGAGGAAGGACTCAGAAGAAAGCAGAAAAAGAAGCAGAAGAGTCTGAAGAGCAAGCTTCAGGGGAGACAACTGAAGTCCTTAGGTCCAGCAAATTGTTAAAAAGAAGTCAAGTGAAATCAGAAAAAGTTGTCAAGATAGATTCTGTTCCAAAGACTGACAGTCAAACTT CTAATAACCAACTAATCGAGACTTTAGAGGAAGCTTATAAACAAGTCCAGCATCTTCCATCACCACCAGTTTACTCCTCTATATGTCACATGCTTGCTCTACAGTATATGGATTCATTCCCATTAAAGGCAGCATTCTACCTAGCTGAGTCAATAGCAGTGACATTTAGACATCAGTCATTGGTAAATGCTTCCAGAAAAATCAG AAAGTCCAGCAAGTTAAATGAAAGTACAGAAGCTGCTGTTAGGGAAAATGCCTCAGCAGAAGTTAACAATCTACAGAAAAGTCaagaaatattacattttaataaaacagaAGAAGAATTTAAAACAATGATGACACAAATACCAGAAG ATTGGTCTGTTTGTCAGATATCCGTTGTTTCTCATAGTACCCCTGATGTGATAATGATAAGTCGACTTGATAGAGATGGACAGCCTGTAGTAGTACAGCTACCAGGGTTTAATTCAGAACAG GGAAGAGAAATACTTTCAGAATTCTCTACCATCATCAATGAAAGCAGAGAGACAATGAAAATAACAGAAAAGAATGATTGGTGGAAATTAAGAAGAGGTTTGGATACGAGATTGCAG ACATTGCTGGATAATATAGAGAAGTTTTGGCTTGGAAGATGGAAGTTCTTGTTGCTAGGTAACCCAGTTGGTGTTAGTGCTGATGAATTGTTTCAGAAGACAGAAGACATAATGAAGATGCTAGCTGTACTTTCTGACCGACCAATCAACAGAGCTGTCATAAAa GCATTACTCCAGAGTGGCAACAATCTAACCAGTGACCAATTAAATCAGGTGTTGACCAATCTAACTGACTCAAATGAAGTATCAGAAGTATCTAAGGCTATTACACAGTTCTGGAATAAACACATTCCAAGTGATGTAAAACGACATCATGTCATTCTTCTGTTAGACAAG ATGATACAGCACCTTCCTTGGGAGAATTTATCTATTCTAAGAAGTCATTCACTTTCTAGACTACCTTCCCTATATCACATGATCAATTATTTGTCACAAACAGTGGAGAAAACAGGTGTATCTATTGTAGATAAACAGAAGGTTTATTATGTACTGAATCCAGACAATAATCTACCTGCAACACAAGAAACTTTCCAAGAGTGGTTCACAAA